In Aedes albopictus strain Foshan chromosome 3, AalbF5, whole genome shotgun sequence, the following are encoded in one genomic region:
- the LOC134290123 gene encoding uncharacterized protein LOC134290123: protein LLLLWVQLNLVSLVFGAHVMYEQFRQINGTEFVDAQSVRIRKLNRTTTAMNGTVTVKRPLDNSFTVAMHLFHSPLGNNQFNYYPMKIPTIGVCDFMRKVYPTYYPHFKKAVLNLPPTSDCPIQPRVVYIRDYVVSESLVPELLRFVPKGLWLVRLTGKRNGEILGITETMSKVYSNYDW from the exons TTACTGCTTCTTTGGGTGCAACTTAATTTGGTATCGCTTGTTTTTGGTGCACACGTAATGTACGAACAGTTTCGGCAGATCAACGGCACTGAATTCGTAGATGCCCAATCGGTGAGGATTAGGAAACTTAATCGCACCACCACGGCCATGAACGGTACGGTCACTGTAAAGAGGCCTCTGGACAACAGTTTTACG GTTGCCATGCATCTGTTTCACAGCCCCTTGGGCAATAATCAATTCAACTACTACCCTATGAAGATACCAACCATAGGGGTGTGCGATTTCATGCGAAAGGTGTATCCAACGTACTACCCCCATTTTAAAAAAGCCGTGCTCAACTTGCCACCGACATCGGACTGTCCCATACAACCGAGGGTGGTATACATCCGTGATTACGTAGTGTCGGAATCGCTTGTACCGGAACTGCTTCGTTTCGTTCCGAAAGGGCTGTGGCTCGTGAGATTGACGGGAAAACGCAATGGCGAGATCCTTGGCATCACCGAAACCATGTCCAAAGTGTACTCCAATTACGATTGGTAG